The nucleotide sequence ACAAAGAGGGCGGGGCTTCCATCCAGATCGTGGAAAGCGCCCAGATTGATCCGGACTCCCCCCGGCAGCAGGAAATCGCAAAGGCCCTGACCCATTTCAATCCCGTGGATATTGTTGCCAGCCTCAGGGATGCCAATAACCGGCCCTTTGACCTGCACCGGTATGTGGATGATCAGGCGGTGTTTATTTCCGTTAAATCCAAAGACGGCAGGGAGCTAAAGGCCCTGGAGCATCCGGGCCTGTGGAACGGGGCAATGGCCGGGTGGAATACGGTGTTTGTGGAAGTGCCGCTGATCACGTTCAATCCCGTCAAAACCGTCAATGATCTGCTGCGCAGGGAGCATCAGGGATAAGATGGAAAAAATGGATATATCGGAAATCAAAACCCTGGGCTCGGGGCTGGCCCGTCCCGAGGGGGTTATGGCCGAACCCGGCGGCGGGCTGGTGGCCGCAGATGCCCGGGGCTGCTGCGCAAAAATTTCCCCTGACGGGCAAACGCAATTTTACGGGAATGTGGGCGGCGTGCCAAACGGTATCTGCCTGGACAAACAGGGCAACTGCATCATTGCCAATATCGGAAACGGGCAGGTCCAGTGCCTGGCTGCCGACGGCACCCACACGGTCCTGTTTGACAAAGCCGACGGGCGGGCCATGCCTGCGCCCAATTTTCCCTTTCTGGATCTGCAGGGCCGGCTCTGGGTATCAAACTCCACGGCCGGTGATCTGGAGCAATCCCTCCGGCAGCCCGCCCCGGACGGGTGTGTGATGGTCTACGAGAACAACCGGGCCAGGATTGCCGCAGAAGGCCTGTATTTTGCAAACGGGGTGGCAGTGGATTCGGAGGGAAAGTATCTGTACGTGGCCGAGACCACCCGGCAGGCCATTTCCCGGTTTGCCATCGGAAAAGACGGCAGTCTGGGCGACAGGCAGACTTACGGCCCGGAGCCGCTTTGTGATCTGGGGTTTCCGGACGGATGCGCCCTGGATGAAGCCGGCAATCTCTGGGTCACCTTTCCCGCCCGGGGCGCGGTCGGGTATATTGATCCGGACAGGCGGCTTTGCATGGTTGCCGAAGACCGCCGGATGGAAGTGCTCCGGCGGCCCACCAATATCTGTTTTGGCGGAAAAGATCGAAAAACCGCATTTATCGGGAGCCTGGACAGCCAGTCCATTGCGTATTTCCCGGTGCCGTATCCGGGCCAGGCCCTGATCCATCAGTTGTGACAGGCGCTTTTTGCGGCATTTCCCAAAAGCTTTTTGCAGGAAAAAAGGCAAGCGGCCGGGGTGAGTTCAAAAACAAACCCCGGCTCCGGACTTGCCTGCAACAGAGGCTCTTATTTTTCCTTGATTCCCGCCAGTTCCTTTACAAGGCGCTTGCGGGCCTTGACGTCATACTGGGAGGTGATGGCGATCTGCTCCATGATGGGGGATCCGCCGCCGTGGTAGTTGCCGTAGTTGGTGGTGCCGGCTGCACCCGTGCAGGTGTTTTCGATGAAATACAGCCAGAACTTGATCTGGTCGTCCACGGGTATATTGGGGTTGCGCTTGAGGTATTTTTCCAGAATCGGCTTTAGTTCCGGGTTGGTGATATCGCTTTCATACGGAAACGTGGATGGAAAACCCCCTGCGATGTTGCACAGCATTTCCTGTTCGTGAAACACGGCTTCCCCGGTCAGGCAGCGGCCAACGTTGGCATAGATGGAATCGGGAATGCAGCTGCCCGGCCCGTAAGGGGCCCGGCCCATGCCCGGGATGTAGACCTCGGGTTTGCCAAAATCAGAGGCGGTGTAGCCGGCTGCATAGCCCAGCTCGGTGACCTTGATGATCTCGGCAAACATTTCCCGCACATGGGAGGTTTTTTCAATGCCGTTGTATTCCGCGGCCGTGGCGGCCAGGCCCAGCAAAACATCGCCCAGGGCCGGCTTGCAGCCCGAGTAGCTGTGGCGGTGAAACAGGGCAAACAGCAGGGCGCAGATGCCGCCGTGATCGTTTTCCCCGCAGAGAAACACCCGATCCCAGGGAATGAAGGTGTCTTCAAACAACAGGTAGGAGTCGGTGTATCCCCCGTCAAAACCTCTTTGGTAAGCCTCCCGCGGCCGGGAGCTGTGGGGGTGGACCACCTGGATGAGGCCCTCGTGGTCGGCCGGGACGGCAAAGGCCACGGCGTAGTCCTTTTCATTGGGCCCCAGGGCCCGGGTGGGCACCACCAGGATCTCGTCGGCAATGGAGGCCTCGGAGATGTGCAGTTTGCAGCCCTTGACAACAATGCCGTCTTTGGTTTTCTCTTTGACATGAAGGTACATGTCCGGATCGGCCTGATCGGCCGGGCGCTTTAGGCGCTCGCCTTTCATGTCGGTCTGGGCGCAGCAGCCCACCAGGTCGTTTTTCTGGAAATTTTCCAGCCATTTCAAAAAGTTTTGATGGTACTCGCTGTTGCCGTTGTTGAGCTTGTCGGCCTCAAAGGAAACCGCGTTAATGGCGTTGATGGCATCCACGCCCATGCAGCGCTGGATGCAGCCGCCGACCTTTTTGCACAGATACCGGGTCATGTCCTGCTTTTTATGCAGATCCGCAGGGGACTGGTGCACATGGCAGAACCGGTTGATGGTCTCTCCGGTGAGATGGGAGGTGGCCGTGCACAGATCCTTTCCCTCGGGGCTGGCGGCTTCATCAAACGTCACGCCCATGACGTTTAAGGCATTCATCTGAACTTCATCGTCGCGGTCGATTTTGCCGCCGTTGAAATACAGGTTGCGCCGCATTTTTTTAAGGCCGTCGATGTACTCCTGTTTGGTTCTCATTATTCCTCCGGTTGTCTTGGATGGTGTCTTTGTGCGAAAAGCCCGAAGCAGCGGCTTCCGGCCCGGCAGTCAAAATTTTTGTTAAAGTCTCATTTTTAAATAAAACCCCAAAACTAAATTAAGGCTCCAGTATAATTCTGTCAATCATAATCTTGATACTGTTTGATATATATTTATACAGACCGGGTATGAAAAAAAATAAATTTGTTTAACTGTATGAAAATAAAAGATCATTTTCAAAAGACGGGTTGTTTTATGGTGTGGATTTTTTTATGGTAACCACCAACATTGCACATGCCCGGACCCGGTGTCACAAATATTGACGGTTGGTTCTTGACAACTTCCGGCAGGCTGACCATTATACGAAAATTGTTTTCAGCCCGGCAGGGCAAACCAAAACGGATTTCAATGAACAGATCATGAGTGATAACAACGACTGGATCTCCCGTCATGCCGAAAAGACCCTCATGCGCCTTTTGCCCCGGGTGCGCGCGGCCATGGGGCCCATGGATGCCAGGTATGATCAAATGTGGGAAGGTTTTGAACAAAGGCTCAGACAACACTGGGAACGTTTGTTCCGCGTGCTTCTGCAGCTTTACGGGTGGCAGTATGACTTTTTTTATCACCTGGAGCAGATTCTGGTCATGGCCTCCCGGCGCTGGGCAGACCGGCCGGAATATTTAAAGGAACTGGACTGGCAGCGGCAGGCCGATCCCCGGTGGTTCCAGTCCCAGGAGATGGTCGGCGGGGTTCTCTACGTGGATCTGTTCAGCCGGAACCTGGCGGGTCTGCATGATCATATTGCCTATTTCAAGACCATGGGCCTGACCTACCTGCATCTGATGCCGCTGTTTGCCGTGCCCCACGGAAACAGCGACGGCGGTTATGCGGTCAGCGATTACCGGGCCATCAACGCAGACATTGGCACCATGGAGGAGTTGTCCGCCCTGGCCCGGATTCTGCACGACAACGGCATCAGCCTGGTGCTTGATTTTGTGTTAAACCACACCTCTGACGAGCATATCTGGGCCAGACGGGCCAGGGGCGGGGACGTGGATTTTCAGGAATATTATCTCATGTTTGACGACCGCACCCTTCCGGATCAGTATCAGCAGCATCTGCGCGATATTTTTCCGGATTCCCGCCGGGGATGTTTCACCTTTGACCCGGAGTCGGGAAAGTGGGTGTGGACCACGTTTAACAGTTTCCAGTGGGATCTCAATTACGCCAACCCGTCGGTGTTTCGGGCCATGGCCGAGGAAATGCTGTTTCTGGCCAATCAGGGAGTCCAGGTGCTGCGCCTGGATGCCGTGGCCTTTACCTGGAAGCGGCTGGGCACTGATTGCGAAAATCTGCCCGAAGCCCACATGCTGGTGGAGGCCTTTAATGCAGTGGCCAAAATTGCCGCACCCTCCCTGTTGTTTAAGTCCGAGGCCATTGTGCATCCCGACGAGGTCATTCGTTATATTCACCCGGACAAGTGCCAGCTTTCCTACAACCCCCTGCTCATGGCCCTTTTGTGGGAGGCCCTGGCCACCCGGGAGGTGCGGCTGTTAAACTCCGCCATGTGGAAGCGCGCCCGGATTCACCCGGAATGCGCCTGGGTCAATTATCTGCGCTGCCATGATGATATCGGCTGGACATTTGACGATCAGGACGCCATGGAACTGGGGATCAATCCCCATGATCACCGCCAATTCCTAAACCGGTTTTACACCGGCGAGTTTCCCGGCTCCTTTGCCAGGGGACTGCCCTTTCAGTACAATCCGGACACGGGAGATCGTCGTATATCCGGCACCCTGGCCTCCCTGGCCGGCCTGGAAGCGGCTCTGGAGAAGGAGGATGCCGGGCTCATCGAGGCTGCTGTGGGGCGAATCAATCTGCTTCGCTCCATCATGCTCAGCGCAGGCGGCATTCCCCTGATCTATCTGGGCGATGAATGGGGGATGTTAAACGATTACACATACCTGTCTGATCCGGCCAAGGCAGGCGACAGCCGCTGGGTTCACCGGGCCCGGCAGCGCTGGGAGGCCAGAAATGATGTCACCGATGCCGAGGTGCTGGAATGGCGGTTTTTCAATGAAATGACCGGGCTAATCCGTCTTCGCAAGCAATTGCCGGCCTTGCAAAACGGCAACATGGAGGTCATTGACACGGGCAATATCCATGTGTTCGGGTTTGTCCGTGAATTTGAAAACCAGAAATTGCTGATCGTCAACAATTTTTCCGAAACGCCCCAGTCAATCGCACAGGAGCAGTTAAATGCCGTGACCAGCGCCACCCGGTTTACGGACCGGATCACGGAGACAACCATTTCCAACGGAAAGGGTCTGCGGCTGGAGGGGTATCAGTTTGCCTGGCTTTCGTTCGGGCACTAGTTGATGGCACCGTAAAAAGACTGATTTCAGATGGTGCCGTAAAAAGTTCAAGATCAAGGCTTACGCAATTTCGAAGAATGCAGAGTAGTTATCCGTACGTGAAATTCTGAGAAATTGCGTGTAACGCAGATATTGGACTTTTACGGCGCCATCACTGGTTAAATGATGGAAAAGGCTTTGAGATATTCCCGGACGCAGTTGACCGTGCCCACAAACATGCGCGAGCCGATCAGGACGGTGAACACGTCGTCTCTGTTGCCGCAGGCTTCGGCAAACTCCGGGCCGATGACCGCGGCCGGATCCCCGGCCCCGGAATTGGCCTCCATGGCGGCAAGATAGGTGTGAAACCGCTGCTTGACCACCCCGAAATAATCGATGTCCTGACCAGTCATCAATCCGGCCGTGCCGGACAGGTTTTGAGAAAAGGCGCGCACCGCATTCCAGTAAACTTCCATGAGTTCGGGCTTGTGCCGGCTGTTTTCCATGAGATAGGGCGCAGCCCATCCCACTGTGATGATTTTGAGCAGGGGCAGTTCATACTCCACGGTTGTGGCATTGACATCCGCGTTTTCGGGCAGCTGGGCCATGAGTTCCCGGATGTCTTCGCGGTCCACGGCAAAATTGAAAAGATCCTCGCCTGCTTTTTCAACGGCGCTTTTTTCCGGATGTTGTTCCTGCTGGTCTTGTTCTTCCATAATTTCCAATGTCTTTTGTTTGGCGTGGGGCTTTGGGGCAAAATTAAAATAATATTTTTTACTATTTTTATCCGCCTTCGTCAAATCCCGGTGCCATGCCCGGGGGTTGCGGGGCCCGGCCATCCGGAATGTCTGCGCCGGGATAGGCGGGAGCGGCTGAAGCCGGCTTTTGGTCTTGGGGCTCCTTCTTCAGTTTAAATCCCCGGCTCTTGGCTGCGTATTCAAAAGATTGGCCGGGCCGCAGCCGAATCGCGTCCATGGGGGTGACCACAATGGCCGCTTGGTTATAGACCGGGCAGGCATGCTCGCAATGGCCGCAGCCGGCACATCGGTCTTCTTTCACATGGGGCACCGGATAGGGCAGGTCCGGTCGCTTTTCAAATTCAAGTGCGTCATAGGGACAGACCTCGTCGCAGACCATGCAGCTTTTTTTGTATTCCCATGCCAGGCACTGCTGCCGGTAAATCACGGCTGTGCCGATTTTGGCCCAGGTGCGCTCGGCAGATGCGATTTTTTGAATGGCGCCGGTGGGACATGTATTTCCGCAGGCCGTGCATTCGGGATCGCAGTATTTTCTTCTGGGTGTGACCGCCGGGGAAAACAGCCCCAGAAGACCGGCCTCAAACCAAACCGGCTGCAAAGTGTTGGTGGGGCATGCGGCCATGCACTGGCCGCAGCGCACGCAGGCTTCCAGGAAATCGGGTTCCGGAAGCGCCCCGGGCGGGCGAATAATGCGGGCTTCCCGCACCGTTCCCTTCTCTGACAGGTCCCGGGCCACCACGTTTAAGCCGGTTAAGGCCACGGAGGCGGTTGCCGCACCGGCTATCCCGGAGAAAATCACCTGCCGGCGCGCCGGGGAAACCGATGGGTGCAGGCGCCGGGCCGTGGCAGCATCTGCGGAAAATGCAACGGCATTTTTGGGGCAGATGGATTCGCATTGCCGGCAGACAATGCATTCTTCATGGCGGGCCTGTTCGGGTGCGTCCGGGTCAATGGCGGCCATGGGGCAGTTGCGCACGCAAATACCGCATTGATTGCAATCAGGGGAAACCCGCCGGCGGATCAGGGGTTTTCTGGACAAAATGGCCAGCAGGGCCCCGGAAGGACACAAATACCGGCACCAGAACCGGGGCGAGATTCTGGCTGCGGCAAAGACTGCGGCAAAAAACAGGAGCACGAAAAATCCCGTGGCAAACCGGGGCGGATCGATTTCCAGAAACATCAGGGTGCGCAGATCCATGCGGCTGGCTATTGGGTAAAACGCGGTTACGGCCTGATCTCCGATCATCAGGACCACCGGATAGACCACCAGGCCGTAAAACCGGGTGATTAAAGACAGGGGCGCGGCCCAGTAAACGAATGTGACCCCGCAAAGCGCGGCGCCGGCGGCAAATGTCAGGATGTAATACTTCAGCCGGGCAGAAGGGGCATATGAAGCTTTTTGTTTTTTCGGGGCCGGGGCCAGGCACTTGTCTGCCACATCAATGGTGGTGCCCATGGGGCAGATATAGCCGCAAAAGATCCGGCCTGCCAACAGGGCCGAGGCCATCACAATGACCGCGGGCAGCCATATCCAGGTCAGGCTCCGCATGGCCAGGCCGGCCAGGCCAGTCAATGCCGGATCCATTCGCAGGAAAAGATCCGATGCGGCGATTTTCCCGGCACCGGCCAGCAGCACCAGAAAAATCGCCAGGCACATGGCCCGGGTCATGCGGCGAAACATCATTTTATACCGTGGCCCTGCCGATTTTCAGCTTGTCAATATCCATGCGCCCCAGGCCACGCTGGTGGGCCATGCGGATGTGTTTGATCTGGTCTGCGGAATAGCGGCTGCCGTACCATTCAAAAGATGATACCGTATAGGCGTCTGCCGCCACCATGTCCGCGGATGCAATAATCGTCTTTGGGGTCAGCACCGTGCCCGGCCCGCCGGGCCCGCCCGAGGACAGCACGCGGCTGGCATCGACCACCACCAGATCCGGGGTCAGAAGTGAGGCCAGGTCCACGATGGATTCGTGAAGATCCAGCCGGTGCATGACCCGCCGGTTTGAAATCAGGCCCATCATGCCTTTCATGGAAAGGCTGACCCCGGCACCGGAATGGGACTTGGCCTGGGGGGCGGCAATAAGGACATCCGCGTTTAGCACTTCGCGCATGACATCGGTTTGTTTCAGGCTTTTGGCCCCGGAAATCTCCACTTCCCGAAACCGGGACGGGTCTGAGACCGTCTGGGCCATGTCTTTTTCAATGGCGCTGCAGGCCGCGCCAATACCGGAGTTTTCAATGCACTGCTCGGCCGGTGCCAGGGGGTTGTCCAACACCAGCACCCGGCCGGCCCCGGCCTGGCGGCAGAGCTGCGCAAGGGCCTTGACCACCAGGGGATGGGTGTTGGCCGCCCGTTCCGGGCCGCTTGCAAAACTCATGTTGGGCTTGATCACCACCCGGCTGCCGGTTTTCACAAAACGCGACATGCCGCCGAGCATATCCACGGCCTTTTTCACCGCAGGCTCGATCTCGCCGTTGACAACAGCCAGATCCGGCATTTTGTTTTGGGCCCACAGGCTTGCGGGAACCAGCATGGAGGCGCCGGCAAAGCAGGCCAGCCCGCGCATTTGTTTTAAAAAGGTGCGCCGGTCAATGGGTTTTATCAGCGATTTCATAAAAGATCCTCATCTATTGGCTCATTGCCCGCAGAACAACTGCTGCATCAGGCCCAGATAAATTTCCGCGGCCTGTGCCACCTGCGGGAAGGATACGCATTCGTCGTGTACATGCGCGTTTTCCAGCCGGCCCGGGCCCAGGACCATGGGTTTGATGCCCGCGGCCCAGAGCTGGTTGGCATCTGAATGGCTGCGAAAATCGCCGCTTTGCCAGGTCATCTGCATCCGGGTGTAAACATCCCGGACCGCCTCGACCACCGGTCCCTTTTCCGGCAGGCGGTAGCCGGCGTCTATGGTTTCAATGTGAAAGCGGGTTTCAATGCCGGAATGGCCGGTTTCGGCCGGCATGCACACCTCTTCGAGCTCCGTGACGATTTCGCCGATGGCCGCATCCGGGGGCAGGTGCACGTCCAGCCATGCCTCGCAGCGGTCCGGCACCGTGAGACCGGAGCGGCTGCTGTAAAGATCCCGGAAATTGTAGACCAGCTCGGGCCGCTGATCACGCATGTACTGGGATATGCGCATCATCATCTGAAGCAGCACCTCGATGGTGTTTTCCCGGTTGTTGGCCAGAGATGCGTGCAGGCGTTTGCCCGTGCTCACCATCTGGGTTTCCAGGTACCCGTAGCATCCCAGGCAGGCCACGAGGTTGGTGGGCTCGCCGATGACCGCCCAGGGAAAATGATAGTCCTCGATGAGCCGGGCGGCACCGTCTCCGTTTTCCTCTTCTCCCACCACAAGGCACAGGGCTGCGGGCAGTCGGGGGCCGTAGTCCCGACGCAGGGCCAGGAATGCCTCCACCATGGCCGCACACCCGGATTTCATGTCCGCAGTGCCCAGCCCGGAAATGGTATCCTGTTTTTCGTGCCAGCCGTAGTCCTCGATATCGTAGGCCGTGACCGTATCCACGTGGCCGATTAAGGCCAGTTCGGCCTGGCCGTTTTCCGGCAGCACCACCAGGTTGTAGCGGCTTTCATCCACGGTCTGGACTGTTGCGGCAATGCTGTTTCGCTTCAGATACCCCCGAAGATAGTCCAGAATATCGTTTTCCTTGCCCGACGGGCTGTAGATGTCCACCAGCCGCTGGAAGAGTTTTTTGAGCCGGTCTTTGCTGATCATTTCATATTCGTTTTGTTTTAGTGGCCGTTTTCGCGCTTTTTCATGCGCTGGCGTTCCTGGTCGAGATTCATGGTCAGATACACGTGCTGCTGGGGATTGCCGAAACCCTGGTGCTCGAAGAAATGAATGGCGGGCATGTTGTCGGCCTCGGTGTCCACAACCAGGATGCGCACTCCGTCGTGGAGCATAATGGACTTGAATCTGTAAAACAGGCGCTCGGCAATTCCCGAACGCTGATATTCCGGCAGCACACCCAGCCATAGAAGATAGCCGTATTTCCAGGCGGATCGGTTTTTGCTCACCGTGGTGCCCAGGGCAAATCCGATGATCTCGTTTTCATGCTCGGCCACCAGGCAGAATTCCGTGTCACTGTAAAACAAATCCGCCACCTCGTATTCATCCCAGGCACGGTAGGTGTTGGGCGCCTTTCTGGCCACAAACAGATGCTCTCCCAGGTGGAACACATCTGCCAGATCATCAATCGTCATTTCGCGGATTTTGACCGCTTGCTTTTTGGTTTTAGCGGGTTGGGCATTGTCTGACGCAGCCACTTCTGTCATGGGTGACAAAAACTCCTTTCTTTTGCGTTGGTT is from Desulfosalsimonas propionicica and encodes:
- a CDS encoding SMP-30/gluconolactonase/LRE family protein, with the protein product MDISEIKTLGSGLARPEGVMAEPGGGLVAADARGCCAKISPDGQTQFYGNVGGVPNGICLDKQGNCIIANIGNGQVQCLAADGTHTVLFDKADGRAMPAPNFPFLDLQGRLWVSNSTAGDLEQSLRQPAPDGCVMVYENNRARIAAEGLYFANGVAVDSEGKYLYVAETTRQAISRFAIGKDGSLGDRQTYGPEPLCDLGFPDGCALDEAGNLWVTFPARGAVGYIDPDRRLCMVAEDRRMEVLRRPTNICFGGKDRKTAFIGSLDSQSIAYFPVPYPGQALIHQL
- a CDS encoding 4Fe-4S binding protein — encoded protein: MMFRRMTRAMCLAIFLVLLAGAGKIAASDLFLRMDPALTGLAGLAMRSLTWIWLPAVIVMASALLAGRIFCGYICPMGTTIDVADKCLAPAPKKQKASYAPSARLKYYILTFAAGAALCGVTFVYWAAPLSLITRFYGLVVYPVVLMIGDQAVTAFYPIASRMDLRTLMFLEIDPPRFATGFFVLLFFAAVFAAARISPRFWCRYLCPSGALLAILSRKPLIRRRVSPDCNQCGICVRNCPMAAIDPDAPEQARHEECIVCRQCESICPKNAVAFSADAATARRLHPSVSPARRQVIFSGIAGAATASVALTGLNVVARDLSEKGTVREARIIRPPGALPEPDFLEACVRCGQCMAACPTNTLQPVWFEAGLLGLFSPAVTPRRKYCDPECTACGNTCPTGAIQKIASAERTWAKIGTAVIYRQQCLAWEYKKSCMVCDEVCPYDALEFEKRPDLPYPVPHVKEDRCAGCGHCEHACPVYNQAAIVVTPMDAIRLRPGQSFEYAAKSRGFKLKKEPQDQKPASAAPAYPGADIPDGRAPQPPGMAPGFDEGG
- a CDS encoding DUF362 domain-containing protein; the protein is MKSLIKPIDRRTFLKQMRGLACFAGASMLVPASLWAQNKMPDLAVVNGEIEPAVKKAVDMLGGMSRFVKTGSRVVIKPNMSFASGPERAANTHPLVVKALAQLCRQAGAGRVLVLDNPLAPAEQCIENSGIGAACSAIEKDMAQTVSDPSRFREVEISGAKSLKQTDVMREVLNADVLIAAPQAKSHSGAGVSLSMKGMMGLISNRRVMHRLDLHESIVDLASLLTPDLVVVDASRVLSSGGPGGPGTVLTPKTIIASADMVAADAYTVSSFEWYGSRYSADQIKHIRMAHQRGLGRMDIDKLKIGRATV
- a CDS encoding alpha-amylase family glycosyl hydrolase produces the protein MSDNNDWISRHAEKTLMRLLPRVRAAMGPMDARYDQMWEGFEQRLRQHWERLFRVLLQLYGWQYDFFYHLEQILVMASRRWADRPEYLKELDWQRQADPRWFQSQEMVGGVLYVDLFSRNLAGLHDHIAYFKTMGLTYLHLMPLFAVPHGNSDGGYAVSDYRAINADIGTMEELSALARILHDNGISLVLDFVLNHTSDEHIWARRARGGDVDFQEYYLMFDDRTLPDQYQQHLRDIFPDSRRGCFTFDPESGKWVWTTFNSFQWDLNYANPSVFRAMAEEMLFLANQGVQVLRLDAVAFTWKRLGTDCENLPEAHMLVEAFNAVAKIAAPSLLFKSEAIVHPDEVIRYIHPDKCQLSYNPLLMALLWEALATREVRLLNSAMWKRARIHPECAWVNYLRCHDDIGWTFDDQDAMELGINPHDHRQFLNRFYTGEFPGSFARGLPFQYNPDTGDRRISGTLASLAGLEAALEKEDAGLIEAAVGRINLLRSIMLSAGGIPLIYLGDEWGMLNDYTYLSDPAKAGDSRWVHRARQRWEARNDVTDAEVLEWRFFNEMTGLIRLRKQLPALQNGNMEVIDTGNIHVFGFVREFENQKLLIVNNFSETPQSIAQEQLNAVTSATRFTDRITETTISNGKGLRLEGYQFAWLSFGH
- a CDS encoding 4-hydroxyphenylacetate 3-hydroxylase family protein: MRTKQEYIDGLKKMRRNLYFNGGKIDRDDEVQMNALNVMGVTFDEAASPEGKDLCTATSHLTGETINRFCHVHQSPADLHKKQDMTRYLCKKVGGCIQRCMGVDAINAINAVSFEADKLNNGNSEYHQNFLKWLENFQKNDLVGCCAQTDMKGERLKRPADQADPDMYLHVKEKTKDGIVVKGCKLHISEASIADEILVVPTRALGPNEKDYAVAFAVPADHEGLIQVVHPHSSRPREAYQRGFDGGYTDSYLLFEDTFIPWDRVFLCGENDHGGICALLFALFHRHSYSGCKPALGDVLLGLAATAAEYNGIEKTSHVREMFAEIIKVTELGYAAGYTASDFGKPEVYIPGMGRAPYGPGSCIPDSIYANVGRCLTGEAVFHEQEMLCNIAGGFPSTFPYESDITNPELKPILEKYLKRNPNIPVDDQIKFWLYFIENTCTGAAGTTNYGNYHGGGSPIMEQIAITSQYDVKARKRLVKELAGIKEK
- a CDS encoding GNAT family N-acetyltransferase; this encodes MTEVAASDNAQPAKTKKQAVKIREMTIDDLADVFHLGEHLFVARKAPNTYRAWDEYEVADLFYSDTEFCLVAEHENEIIGFALGTTVSKNRSAWKYGYLLWLGVLPEYQRSGIAERLFYRFKSIMLHDGVRILVVDTEADNMPAIHFFEHQGFGNPQQHVYLTMNLDQERQRMKKRENGH
- a CDS encoding M20 family metallopeptidase; the encoded protein is MISKDRLKKLFQRLVDIYSPSGKENDILDYLRGYLKRNSIAATVQTVDESRYNLVVLPENGQAELALIGHVDTVTAYDIEDYGWHEKQDTISGLGTADMKSGCAAMVEAFLALRRDYGPRLPAALCLVVGEEENGDGAARLIEDYHFPWAVIGEPTNLVACLGCYGYLETQMVSTGKRLHASLANNRENTIEVLLQMMMRISQYMRDQRPELVYNFRDLYSSRSGLTVPDRCEAWLDVHLPPDAAIGEIVTELEEVCMPAETGHSGIETRFHIETIDAGYRLPEKGPVVEAVRDVYTRMQMTWQSGDFRSHSDANQLWAAGIKPMVLGPGRLENAHVHDECVSFPQVAQAAEIYLGLMQQLFCGQ